One genomic segment of Salinigranum rubrum includes these proteins:
- the dgoD gene encoding galactonate dehydratase translates to MPRITDYELYEVPPRWLFLRVETSDGRVGWGEPVVEGRAHTVRGAVEELMETYLLGEDPHPVSDHWQAMYRGGFYRGGPVLMSAIAGIDQALWDLRGKAFDAPVYELLGGPVREKIRVYQWVGGDRPADVGDAAAEKVDQGFSALKMNATPEFRRVENPATVQNAVDRIREVRERVGPEVDIGVDFHGRVAKSMAKRLAEKLDPYDPMFVEEPVLPEHDEALTEIAAHTSTPIATGERMFSRWEFKRLFEQGVVDVIQPDLSHAGGITEVKKIADMAEAYDVALAPHCPLGPIALASCLQVDGVCQNALIQEQSLGIHYNEGSDVLDYLADPAVFEYEDGYVDLPDGAGLGVDIDESVVEARAGEVDWHNPVWRHDDGSVTEW, encoded by the coding sequence GTGCCACGCATCACCGACTACGAACTGTACGAGGTGCCGCCGCGGTGGCTGTTCCTCCGCGTCGAGACGAGCGACGGGCGCGTCGGCTGGGGCGAACCGGTCGTCGAGGGCCGCGCGCACACGGTTCGCGGGGCGGTCGAGGAACTCATGGAGACGTACCTCCTCGGCGAGGACCCCCACCCCGTCTCGGACCACTGGCAGGCGATGTATCGCGGCGGCTTCTACCGCGGCGGACCCGTCCTGATGAGCGCCATCGCGGGCATCGACCAGGCGCTGTGGGACCTGCGGGGCAAGGCGTTCGACGCGCCCGTGTACGAACTCCTCGGCGGACCCGTTCGGGAGAAGATACGGGTCTACCAGTGGGTCGGCGGGGACCGACCGGCCGACGTCGGCGACGCCGCGGCCGAGAAAGTCGACCAGGGCTTCTCGGCGCTGAAGATGAACGCGACGCCGGAGTTCCGGCGCGTCGAGAACCCCGCCACGGTGCAGAACGCCGTCGACCGCATCCGCGAGGTCCGCGAGCGGGTCGGTCCGGAAGTCGACATCGGCGTCGACTTCCACGGGCGGGTCGCGAAGTCGATGGCGAAACGACTCGCAGAGAAACTCGACCCGTACGACCCGATGTTCGTCGAGGAACCGGTGCTGCCCGAACACGACGAGGCCCTGACCGAAATCGCCGCGCACACCTCGACGCCGATTGCGACCGGCGAGCGAATGTTCTCGCGGTGGGAGTTCAAGCGCCTCTTCGAGCAGGGCGTCGTCGACGTGATTCAGCCGGACCTCTCGCACGCGGGGGGTATCACGGAGGTGAAGAAGATCGCCGACATGGCCGAGGCGTACGACGTGGCGCTCGCGCCGCACTGCCCGCTCGGACCCATCGCGCTGGCTTCCTGCCTGCAGGTCGACGGCGTCTGTCAGAACGCGCTCATCCAAGAGCAGAGCCTCGGCATCCACTACAACGAGGGGAGCGACGTACTCGACTACCTCGCGGACCCCGCGGTGTTCGAGTACGAGGACGGGTACGTCGACCTTCCGGACGGGGCCGGTCTCGGCGTCGATATCGACGAATCCGTCGTCGAGGCGCGGGCGGGCGAGGTCGACTGGCACAACCCCGTCTGGCGACACGACGACGGCAGCGTCACCGAGTGGTAG